The Phalacrocorax carbo chromosome 2, bPhaCar2.1, whole genome shotgun sequence region TGTTGTGTAATTGTACAGAAGTTTTGACAGGACTAAAAATGTGAGAAAGAATAGGACTgtatttctgcatatttttatcCTATCAAAATAGCATGCTTTGGCCATATTGGTAACATAAAGATGAAGGCCTAGCTTTTCAAAAGATCAGTCGTCTTTTTTGAATTGAATCTTGTCTTTCAGTGTTGAGCGTGTGACCTTTGGCACCTGAAGGATAGCTAAAGATATGCTGCCTCCCCTGTGCAGTGGTTTTAGCAGAGGTTACAACTTGAAAGCCCCCTGCAATCGCATCACACAACATTTCCTAGTTCTTTGCTGGTAATGGGTCAGTGTCTGTTACCATCGCAGGCACCCAGCAGCTCTGACAAGGAGCAAGTTCTGAGCTCTACCCATTGCCTGCTGATGCTCAGGTAAGGGGGGTAAGCAGGGGTACAGCTTCAGACGCTCCTCTGCATCCTCAGCTGTCAGGGTGATCCCCACTTTCTATCAGggtcagcagtgctgctgctgcagctttatAAAGATCTCAGAAGTTCAGAGCATTTAACAGAATGATCCATCCCAGGCTGTGCTATAGGGTGCTCATGTACCGCTCATTTTTAGACatcagtattatttttctctttcttcctctttcttcctctttctcttctttccaacCTTTTCTCTCAGTTAACTATACACATATAATTAGCACACATAATTAGCACACATCCCTTTTTTCTTAGTGGCATCGGACTTTACTGGCATCAGATTACATGCCATTTTTCTATGAGCAACGAGACCACCCTGTTAACAAGCTGACAGTATTATTACATTTGAGGGGGCAATGTTGGGGGTTCCATAATATGGAGAAAAAGTTGCTTTGGGATTTCTCTGCAGAAATGCGTGTACCTGTGCTGCACAGACAGGCCTGCATCAGCAGTATGCCCAGTACTTACTCCTCGCAGCTGAATTGCTGCAAGAGACCCCATGGGCAATCCTAGCCAGCCCcaactgtgaagaaaaacacatgTGCTTGCTTGTCTGTCCTCAAGTATGAGTACACCCAGCCACCGTGGTTTGTACTGTTGTTTGCTGACACGCTGGTGTCAGTGTGAGTGCTGTCGTAGGAGCTCCCTGCGTTGCTCATctccccttccccggctgcACATTTCCACTCCCAGAAGGACAGCCTACCAGCTGCATCAGTACTGATGTGGAACACGTTACCAAATGAAGCACTGGCTTCACTTAAAAAcatctctgaaataaaaaaaggggcTCAGAGTGGGAATTCTTTCAGCTGCCGTCTCTACCGAGGTCGATGTATCATGAGGTTATGGCCCCAGCTGAAGGATGGCCATTAGACTGTTACTCCAGTCATGACTCAGGAATCTGTGATTGGATGTCCagacacaaagaaaataaggcTTCTTTACTATCTTAGATATTCTCCATCTTCTAGATCACTTAGAATTTCTCAGATACACTGAGTTGGTTTCATTTTATTCCATACCCAAAATGCTCTCCAATTTTTGGGACAGGTCAATGCTTCACCAGTGACTTTTCTCACAGTGCTCTCTCTCTCCTAATTCATACCTCTAACTGGTGCTTCCTTACACAACCTTATCAGCGTTTTAGGGGCGGAGGGTGATGAGAGACCTCCTTGAAGACCACTGCTTTCCAGATCTGAATTAAATTATCTCCCTCTCTGTTGGAaaccctgcccctgccctctcAACTAGGCAAGTGCAGAGTAAggccagggagggagaggcagtaAGGGAGGAGGAGTGGCCCTGCCTTCCCCGCCTGCTCTCCATTACCTGCATGCTCATCTTCACTGCCAAACTGAGCACCAGCCTGCAGAGCCCCTGAGCAGAGTAATACCCAACTCAGCCCGTGAAGGAGTCGATCTCCCTGGCTAAGCGTGGCTggcggggcaggcaggagggctggatGTGGCCACGGTGCCTGCTGTTAGTGCTGGGAGAAgtaatgctgcttttcctgaggttgccagctgctccctggaCCTCTCCATCTTGAGACATGTTTGTTGGAGATGGGAGACATTgtctgctgcttccctgcctttcttttgtttctgctgtatCACAGCCTCGTCGTGGCTGATGCTCGCCTGCGGAGGATGCCTGGGTGCCAAACTCTGCCTGATGTGCCTTCCCCCATGCTTTAATTCTCAAATGCCTGCATTCTAAATGCCCATCCACACTCAGCTGCTGATTTTTAACAAGACAGAGCTGTATAATATTGTTGAAGGAATTTTGGTGGGGCTaaagccttttcttccttctagtGTTGCTTTTGTCTGACTTTGACTGGCCCTTTGCCTTTATAAAGGACATTTTATGGACCACAGGTTCCCAGGAGAGGCCTTCATGGCCACAGATGGGAGTTTTGGGGGGTGAGAGACAATTGTGCCTATTTCTGGGTGTGTTCCCCACCCTACCCAGATTTAGGGACAGAATTTGAGGTCCAATGACCAAAGAGTCTGTCAGAAAGTTCTCTAGGAAAcgcaggttttttaaaaaaacacatcacTGGAACAAACTAGTTTTATAAATTCTTAAGGAAAGTTTTGCATTCTCTCCTAATTTGAGCAGAGGTTGCAAGGGTACCTTTGAAAACAGCACCCTCTTCTGGAGCCGTGCATGGCTCCCACATTTTGCAAGATAACATAAAATATGGTATAGTCGAAAAGAATCGCACGGAGGACTTCATGAGAACCACTGGGCTTTATATTCTCTTGCCAGTAAATTCAACAAGCATGAAAAGATGGATGTTTCACCTGACCACAACCAACCAGGTAAAagtttaaagaattaaaagcaaagacaaaatttGATGGTAGGAATAACAGCAATGCACCTGAGTGCTGGGGCACggagaggaagaggaacaaGAAGAGAATGAGATGTGGAATGGAGTTTACTTTTCAgctgccaaagaaaataaaagcttgaaGTACGCTTCAAAATTGATTTAATTGTACTGTAAaggctgaaaattattttgtttcagtaaatgAAACTGGACTATAGAGACACAtcaaaatgtaatattttatattattatttatatagtACATATTTATATGCGCTTAATCTAGAAATTATCCCTAGAACCTTACAATTAGAGATGGACGAACATCTGAGTTTCACCTGGGATATTTAAGCTCTACTTAAGCTTGGTGATATTTTTTCTATCTTACCTTTATCTCATCTTTATCTCAGTATTAGCAGTTTAGATCTTAATCTAGGTACTTCAACTGATCTGTCAAAACCTAAGGTTGCTACCCAGTGTCTATACAGAAAAAATGGCTGGGATAATGGTGTACATTTTGACCAAAGGCTGCTTGTCACTGAGAAGGTTATCCtgttataaatattttggtaaGATGTATGATTATAtcccagaaaaaaagtcagcGTGGAGGTACCCATACCAGTAGAAAGGCATAACAGTATATTGCTATAGATTATTTCCCGTATTTGAAACAAGCTCTATTAATATAAGCATACTAGAATAACTGAATACAACATCTGTTGGCTTGGATTTTTAGTTTGTTGCTACATATCCCTATTGGCAAATGCATCAAACTTCCTAAAGCCAGCAAGCACAACGCTCTCTCATGTTTGTGCTAACCCAGGCAAgtttagaaaagcttttatgCTAGCTTTGTAATTTCATAAGAAAATGTATATGCTGGGGTGCCTTTCTGGTGCAGTGTCTCCTAAGAGCATGAATTCATACCAGCAGAAGACTTCCAGTCATGCAGGTGGACCCCCAGGCCTCCTTCTGCGGGGGTGTCACAGGGGAACCCCCCAAACTCACACCCTGATCACCCACATTGCTCATCCCCCCAACGCTCAGGCAGGTGCCAGCTGAAATCATGCTCgctgctcctcccagcaccGACCTGGGGTGTCTGTCCTGGGCTGGACACCGCTGTGGGATCGACCGCAACTGTTCTTAGCCTGAAACTGAGAACCTCATGTCATAGCCACCTTAACAGTTACTACGTGCGTGTTCAGCAAGCTAATTTTCAATCTGATGGTTTCCAGAGCCCATGGCGGGCGGGAAAGGGTTTCCCTGCTCTGTGactccagcacagcagaggaCTGAGCTGCTCTCACGTGGGCCAAGGCCACCGCACAGCCAGGTGGGAGACAAGAGCTGTTGCCCCAGCAAACCCTGGAGCTTTGCTAAGGGCACCCAAAGCTGAACCCACTGACACAGGCATTCTCAGGTCCAGAGCTACTCTGAAGCTCAGTGGTATGCTTCATCCTTGAAATCAGGTGTTTGCTCAGTCTGGGGCTGTATCTCATTGGGACAGTTTATTTATGACCACAGTGCAGAACTAGGAGCAGGCACACACCGTCAGGCCTGGCCAAACAAAGGCACTGCTTGGTGCTTTACAGAAAGCCAGAGTGCTCAGTGCTTACAGCAGGCAGATGTGGAGTCAGCATGCATCTATTGCTCCAGTATCTTGTGATGCcaaagagatttattttctctatacTGTAATCTTCCACATCAGCCCTGCGGCAGAAGTGACAGTCCCCACAGAGGACGGGAGGCTGCAGCCCCTTGGAACTCTCCCTGCATAAGGGACTTCCTTGATCAGTGCCttatcatagaattattaaggttggaaaagacctctaagatcatcaagaccaactatcaacccaacaccaccaggcctcctaaaccatgccctgaagttcCACCTCTACACATattttgaacacccccagggatggtgactctacctctctgggcagcctgctccaatgcctgaccgctctttcagtaaagaaatgttgcctaatatccaatctaaaccacccctgacgcagcttgaggccatttcctcttgttctatcgctagtgacttgggagaagagaccaacacccacctcgctacaacctcctgtcaggtagttgtagagagccataaggtctcccctcagcctcctccaggctaaacaaccccagttccctcaatctctcctcgtaagacttgttctccagacccttcaccagctttgttgcccttctctggacacactccagcaactccatgtccttcttgtactgaggggccccAATccgaacacaatattcaagatGCGGCcccaccagtgccgagtacaggggcactatcacttccctgctcctgctggccacactattcctgatacaagccaggatgccattgaccttcttggccacctgggcacactgctggctcatgttcagccagctgtcaaccaacacccccaggtccttctctgctggacagctttccagccactcttccccaggcctgtagcgttgcatggggttgttgtgagcgaagtgcaggacccagcgcttggccttgttaaacctcacacagttggccttggcccatcgatccagcctgtccaggtccctctgtagggccttcctacccttgagcagatcaacactcctgcccaacttggtgtcatctgcagacttactgagggtgcactcgatcccctcatccagattgttgataaagatattaaacaagactggccccagcactgagccctggggaaccccgctcgtgactggctgccaactggatttagctccgttcaccacaactctctgggctcggccattCAGCCAGGTTTTACCAAGCGAAAACTGTAGTCTCCCGCAAAACAGGAGGCAAAACGGGGCATTTAAAACCGCTCTGTGAAACACGGCAGATCCGGCTTTCGGGGAAGAGGAGGtgggggggcgaggggcggggcctggAAAGACGAGGAGCGGCCTGAGGCGTTGGCCGGGCGCAGGCGCATTGGCAGCTGGAGGGCGGTGTGGGGAGTCCGCGTGCGGCTCTCGCGATAACTGAGGGGCGGGGATCCGCGCTGCCTTGTGGGAGCCCCCTCCTTTTTGGCTGCCCGGCCATCTTGGCGGCGCGTCTCCGGTGAGCGGGGCTcggccggggcggcgcggggggctcCTGCCGGCTGCTAATCCTTTCTCCTCGTTCACCCTTGTCTTCCAGTTACCGCCCGGCCTGACGCGAGGCAGCAACATGGTGGCCGCGAAGAAGACGGTGAGGGGGAGCGGCCCGCGTCGCCTTCACGTGgtggcggagcggggcgggtgGCGCTGCCGTGAAGCGCTTTGGGTCCCGGCGCCGTCTgaggcggggagcggggccggagGGGGGCCCTGGGCACAGCCTTAAGGCCCCTGCCGCGGCCCCCAGGGCTTGGGCCGTGCCCGGGCTGCCGTCGCCTGCCGCCGGCTTCTCCGTGCCGGGTTCCCCGCGGTGCGGTGTGCTGCCCCGGGCCCCTGTGCTagctggagggagggggagctggTGCTGAGCCCCGAGTGCGGGTGGAGCTCAGCGTCTGTATTTCCTGCCATCTTTTCGTCTTTCTCTTAGAGCCGCTCTGGCAGGTATGGGTTTCTTGTTAGATGTTGGTGTTCTGCTTGCAAATGCGCTTACCTGTTGTCATCAGCGCTCCACTCCTGTTGGAGTGTCGGCTCATGTTGCATGTGATTAGTTGTTTCTGCTGGCCGATATAACACTTAGTACGGGCCCTGGGAAGAGCCATACTCCAAACCTGGCTTAGATTTGCAAGTACTTCCTTGGACTCGACTAGCTGCGCTGATAAAGGCCTGTCAGATACACCCGGACATCATTGATTAATGTAGGTAGCAGCAACAGTGCTTTCAGgtgtatttttctattttaagataCACGGGTAAGAGGTATTTTTATGAAATTGGGAAAACATAACATCAGTAACCCCCTTATCCACAAGCCTTCTCATATCCGTTTGGTAGGTTCgctttttttattcagtgttgCAAATTATAgggaaattattaaaagaatttttgtCCTTggaatttcttcattttcttacaTTCTCTGTAATTTTGCAAAATGTAATGTAGAGTAACACTCTTCTGcatctctttcagaaaaagtcCCTAGAGTCCATAAACTCTAGGCTTCAACTGGTTATGAAAAGTGGTAAATATGTGCTAGGATACAAACAGACTCTGAAAATGATTCGGCAGGGCAAAGCCAAGCTGGTCATCCTAGCCAACAACTGTCCTGCTTTGAGGTAAGCAGATGTATGAAAAAACAGTTCTCTCAAACTGAGGCAGGTCCTTTGTACAAATACAGTGTGTACTTCATGCTAATCGCTACAGTGAATTACTAATGCAGAATACTTTGCTGCCATATTCCAGAGTGCTATGAAATAAAAGTGGTGGGTCATTCACTGTACAATGGTTTCAGGTCTGGATGTGTTGAAGTGCTTCCCAacatttttctggctttctgaTTAAGAGTTTGCACTAGTGAAGATACTGTAATCTTCTCACACTGTGATAGCATTTATTAGAAGTATAATGGGGCTGAAttcctcttatttttaaagtagtatATTGGAAAACAATTTTACAGGTAGGAAAACTAGTAATTgacacagatttaaaatatttgaagcacACAAAATTTGCTGTCCACGTAAGCTCTAAATTTAGGTTCCTGGCCAGTGAAATTGCTTTTTTGAGAATGAAATCTTTACTGACTTCCCTTGTTGAATTTCTGGGTACTTTTTGTGTTCAAGGGATATTGACAGATTCAGGAAactgtaaatacagaaaaccaaaattagGTGCTTGAGAAGTAGCAGGGCTGTTACTGTATGCAGCATGCTAGTGGGGATCCCAGAAGTCCTTGAAGAACAGTATGGACCACTAGAATCTCCTGGTGGAAGTCAGAAGAGAAGGGAATACAgattgactttttaaaaagaaaaatacacaagtTTTTCACAGCTAGTGGCAGTCAGATCTCTGTTCAGTATCTGGCCACTGGGTGTCAGCATTATAACGGTCATTGTTTATGCACTTTGACTTAGCTCCTGCAACCTTTCAGAAGTCTGAAAGTCCTGAATCCCCGTTTTTCCTGTAGAAATGAGCACGTGTAGGAGCAACCCCAAGGATTTGCACTCCAAAAGTGGGTTTGCTGGTACATACCTTCAGCATGCTCCTGGGTAAGGGTTCCTGAGCCACAACACGGTAGTAGCGTTGgctgggaaggagcagatgtgtttttctgtgtggGAAGGGAAACTGTAAGGTTTAAGTGCAATTGGAGTTAAAGTTGCTCTCGCTGTATACAGTCAGTTAGAATTGTTTGTCAGTATTATAACACCTAGTTTTTGAATTGCAGAAAATCAGAGATCGAGTACTACGCTATGCTTGCCAAGACGGGTGTCCATCATTACAGTGGCAACAACATTGAATTGGGCACAGCCTGCGGAAAATACTACAGAGTGTGCACGCTGGCCATCATTGACCCAGGTATGTCTCTCACAGGATAGTGATCAAATGGGTATGGACCAGTGGTTCCTCTGCTCACCTGTGAGTAGCAGCAGTGAGGAAGTAACATGCAGGGGTGATGACATACTTTGTCCTTTTCCCTTAATTAACtcttaattaaaattttctctGACCAAGATACTGTTCTTCTTTTGTGAGTCCTAGGTTCTTAGAACCTGGAATTACTGCTGCTTGTGTTTGTGCATAGCTCCTGTTACCACTAAACCCTGTGAGCATGCGGTTCATCTACCTATCGGTCTGTAACGAGGTTTCAGTGGCTAGGAAGCAACTTTATGGTCCATGTTTCTGAGCCCATCAGCCTGAATATGAGCAGGTGCAACACACCTTGCATCACCTTTGTTTGACTGTACTTAACCTAAGACAAAGGATTGTGAGTTGTCCAGCTTCCCAGAATGATACATAGAAAAATAACCTATGTGCGGGTGGATACTAATACAGGGttgaaaattacattaaacTAAATTTTGAAACTGTAAATCTGTGTGTAGTTACTATGGTTTGGTAGTGCTCTTTGTCCCAGAGAGTTGCTTAGGTTCCTCATGTAGGCTGCTAATTAAGTGACTTCTCATCCTCCTTCCAAAACCTAAGAGAAGAGtcaggattttgtttgtttgttgacCAAAATGTGTATGCACCGATTTAATGATTTCTGCAATAACTTTCACTGAATATTCCCCAAGTAACATCGGTTTGAATTCACCGtttcttcagaaagttttaTTTAGCTTGCTTATATTCAAATACTGTCTGTAAACTTAACTTTCAAAATGTTTAGATTGATTTTGGGTGGCGGGCTAACTGTAAGCTAAGGAGCTGCAAGTAAATCTTATTGCTGTGTAAAGTAATGCGAATATTCTCGCTGTCCTGATATTTTTGTGATCAGGGGAGGCTAGACATTCGCTATATTAGAACTATGCATTGTGTCCTCCAGGACTAGATTGTTGCTCTAGTACTGGCTTTGTAAATGCTAGTGACAGGTATGTAATTATGGTATAAAAATTGTGTATGGTTTAGTAAAACACAAGCCAtgaaaattacttgtttttttctaaatgtactGTCTTTGTATTTAAGTCGTTTTCTATTTGTAGAATCAGTGAGTGTGTTTAACTTTGGATTACTTCTCAAAAGAGATCTTTCTGTGGGTTGTCTTGtaacaatgtatttttgttttacaggtGACTCTGACATCATTAGAAGCATGCCAGAACAAACCAGTGAGAAGTAAATGCTGTA contains the following coding sequences:
- the RPL30 gene encoding large ribosomal subunit protein eL30, whose translation is MVAAKKTKKSLESINSRLQLVMKSGKYVLGYKQTLKMIRQGKAKLVILANNCPALRKSEIEYYAMLAKTGVHHYSGNNIELGTACGKYYRVCTLAIIDPGDSDIIRSMPEQTSEK